A window from Dromaius novaehollandiae isolate bDroNov1 chromosome 37, bDroNov1.hap1, whole genome shotgun sequence encodes these proteins:
- the LOC135325404 gene encoding vasopressin V2 receptor-like, which translates to MSEEASPPPPSPPPAPATPGPWPASAALPRDGALAAAEVGVLAAVLALALGGNGLVLAALGRAGGPRPAPPLRRYLRHLSAADLGVAGGQVLPQLLWDLTDRFRGPDALCRATKYLQAVAMFASAYVAVAMAYDRHRAICRPWAGRRQRPGDAGHRGDTRDMGDAGDAGARSSPGCWGRCRGDAGHRGDTRDRGDTGDRGDTGCWGRCRGDAGHRGDAGHRGDTGDRGDTGDRPCATPMSLLVSPGARAPPMSLPMSPMSPSPRAPPAPPPGPAVSPGPRASPTSPSMSPMSPGARAPPAPPPGPAAAPSPGAGSPAARPRWRGLRGRWRGAWGRLRGRWGPLATAWSLSLLFGLPQLGVFAQREVAAGERDCWAAFAQPWGARAYVTWVALAVLAAPAALLAGLQAAVARALGGGRRGGAAGLGRARAKSYRMALVVLGAYVGCWAPFFCAQLWAVWDPHAPVEGPAFTILMLLASLNSCTNPWIYAAFSTSLSRAMARLLCPCRRPRPRPRP; encoded by the exons ATGAGCGAGGAG GCCTCGCCGCCCCCCCCgtcgccccccccggccccagccacACCGGGGCCCTGGCCGGCGTCGGCGGCGCTGCCGCGGGacggggcgctggcggcggccgAGGTGGGGGTGCTGGCGGCggtgctggcgctggcgctgggcgGCAACGGGCTGGTGCTGGcggcgctgggccgggccggggggccgcgtCCGGCCCCCCCGCTGCGCCGCTACCTGCGGCACCTGAGCGCGGCCGACctgggggtggcgggggggcagGTGCTGCCGCAGCTGCTCTGGGACCTCACCGACCGCTTCCGCGGCCCCGACGCGCTCTGCCGCGCCACCAAGTACCTCCAGGCCGTGGCCATGTTCGCCTCCGCCTACGTGGCCGTCGCCATGGCCTACGACCGCCACCGGGCCATCTGCCGGCCCTGGGCCGGACGCCGCCAGCGCCCCGGGGACGCCGGGCACcgcggggacaccagggacatgggggacgccggggacgccggggcccgcagctcccctgggtgctggggacgctgccgcggggacgccgggcaccgcggggacaccagggaccgtggggacactggggaccgtggggacactgGGTGCTGGGGACGCTGCCGCGGGGACGCCGGGCACCGTGGGGACGCCGGGCaccgtggggacactggggaccgtggggacactggggacc GTCCCTGTGccacccccatgtccctcctggtgtcccccggtgcccgcgccccccccatgtccctccctatgtcccccatgtcccccagtccccgcgccccccccgcgcccccccccggccccgccgtgtCCCCAGGTCCCCGCGCCTCCCCCACAtccccctccatgtcccccatgtcccccggtgcccgcgccccccccgcgcccccccccggccccgccgccgccccgtcccccgGTGCCGggtcccccgccgcccgcccgcggtggcgggggctgcgggggcggtggcggggggcgtgggggcggctgcgggggcggTGGGGGCCGCTGGCCACGGCCTGGTCGCTGTCGCTGCTCTTCGGGCTGCCGCAGCTGGGCGTCTTCGCGCAGCGGGAGGTGGCGGCGGGCGAGCGGGACTGCTGGGCCGCCTTCGCCCAGCCCTGGGGCGCCCGCGCCTACGTCACCTGGGTGGCCCTGGCCGTGctggccgcccccgccgcgctgctgGCCGGGCTGCAGGCCGCCGTGGCCCGGGCCctgggcggggggcggcgcgggggggcggcggggctgggccgggcccggGCCAAGAGCTACCGCATGGCGCTGGTGGTGCTGGGCGCCTACGTGGGCTGCTGGGCCCCCTTCTTCTGCGCCCAGCTCTGGGCCGTCTGGGACCCCCACGCGCCCGTCGAGG GGCCGGCGTTCACCATCCTGATGCTGCTGGCCAGCCTCAACAGCTGCACCAACCCCTGGATCTACGCCGCCTTCAGCACCAGCCTCTCGCGCGCCATGGCCcgcctgctctgcccctgccgccgcccccgcccccggccccggccctga